In the Clostridium beijerinckii genome, one interval contains:
- a CDS encoding AraC family transcriptional regulator gives MSFGKSLQSAIDYMESHLLEKINYENVAKEVHMSCYNFHRIFSLMAGMTANEYIRNRKLSLAGQELQLTDSKIIDVAFKYGYETPESFTKAFYRFHGVSPKLAKRKGTQLCLFNPLAIKIILEGGNTMNYRIEETGKQRFIAKVRAFSNEIMNEAGNHDITDFWGECHKEHLVEEIMNMRPVGKKDLYGLCSPTKKNEITFDYGIGVLIDEDTHIDNEEAMLKKGYRIWEVDSATYVVFKCYGNNGNCISEMWSRFFKEFLPQSDYEQTEDTDYEIYPEEGETGLFCELWIPIKRVS, from the coding sequence ATGAGTTTTGGAAAGTCATTACAAAGCGCAATTGATTATATGGAGAGTCATCTTCTAGAGAAGATCAATTACGAAAATGTAGCAAAAGAGGTGCATATGTCATGTTACAACTTTCATAGAATATTCAGTTTAATGGCTGGAATGACAGCAAATGAGTACATTCGTAATAGAAAGTTATCACTAGCAGGACAAGAATTACAGCTAACTGACAGTAAAATTATTGACGTTGCCTTTAAGTATGGTTACGAAACACCAGAAAGTTTTACAAAGGCTTTTTATCGGTTTCATGGCGTATCACCAAAGTTAGCTAAAAGAAAAGGAACTCAACTCTGTCTCTTTAACCCTTTGGCCATTAAAATTATATTGGAAGGCGGAAACACTATGAATTATAGGATTGAAGAAACAGGCAAACAAAGATTTATTGCAAAGGTACGAGCATTTAGTAATGAAATTATGAATGAGGCTGGCAATCATGATATTACTGACTTTTGGGGTGAATGTCATAAAGAACATTTAGTAGAAGAAATTATGAATATGAGGCCAGTTGGTAAAAAAGATTTATATGGTCTATGCAGCCCTACCAAGAAGAATGAAATAACTTTTGATTATGGAATTGGAGTACTTATTGATGAAGATACTCATATAGATAATGAAGAAGCAATGCTTAAAAAAGGTTACCGTATATGGGAAGTTGACTCGGCAACCTATGTAGTTTTTAAATGCTATGGTAATAATGGTAATTGTATCAGTGAAATGTGGAGTAGATTTTTTAAAGAATTCTTACCACAGTCTGACTATGAACAGACAGAAGACACTGACTATGAAATTTATCCTGAGGAAGGGGAGACAGGTTTATTTTGTGAATTGTGGATTCCTATAAAGAGAGTATCATAA
- a CDS encoding type I restriction-modification system subunit M — translation MITSEEIKRRLWDGANELRGSMDASRYKDYMLGLMFYKFLSDKTLETFKVTAGVDKLSENELVEEYIKAKTEYGDELEKMIQGVLGYYVSPEYLYQTWLKDINSGEFEVQKVTDSLNNFERTIAVSGDSSDFKGLFSSSTLDLTDTALGSNLNERSKNIKALILLFADLNMVKLQKGDVLGDAYEYLIGQFAMESGKKAGEFYTPHQVSEVMAQIVAKSSEIKSIYDPTVGSGSLLLTVKKHLDKDVQRDLSYYGQEKNTATYNLTRMNLLLHGVRPEKMTIKNGDTLSNDWPEDPKNPNEGVQFNAVVMNPPYSAKNWNKAGLKVSDPRFEVAGTLPPDSKGDFAFLLHGLYHLGTNGTMAIVLPHGVLFRGSSEGEIRKRLLDKNYIDTIIGLPSNLFTNTGIPVVIIILKKNRKIDAPVLIIDASNSFIKVGKQNVLQEKDIAKIVDVYMEKAEIPGYSHLATREEIKNNEYNMNIPRYVEAIDTEISQDVDAHLLGGIPQKNIEDLKVLQALVPDVLNSYLQTIRPGYINLTKPVCELTSEILNDARITTMSDEIKTKTEDYIKQYWDVLRNVDSSTDLRNLMEEMLDRIKKILPDYQYIDIYGGYQIIAEIWKEALTHDTELIANGGFYEIGRSREPKMITKGSGSNKREEQDGWIGSIIPNDLIAQELYHAELEAIENKRDAIQDIETELADLIEAAKVEDSVENNALYDALKKNEDDEPGDAFDNKLLKEELKKAEKGSEEYELLKKVETLINKKSSLTKDIKTEEKELKDAVEERILVLTDEEIDKLMYKKWFGSTAFKMVGLVQIPLKAELNTLQMLQERYANTLDSIDMEIESLMREFETLKNELVVK, via the coding sequence ATGATTACATCAGAAGAGATAAAAAGAAGATTATGGGATGGAGCAAATGAATTAAGAGGGTCAATGGATGCAAGCCGTTATAAGGATTATATGCTTGGGTTAATGTTTTATAAGTTTTTAAGTGATAAAACTTTGGAAACTTTTAAAGTAACTGCAGGAGTAGATAAATTATCAGAAAATGAGTTAGTTGAAGAATATATTAAAGCTAAGACTGAGTACGGAGATGAACTTGAAAAAATGATTCAAGGTGTGTTGGGGTATTATGTATCTCCAGAATATCTTTATCAAACATGGCTTAAGGATATTAATTCGGGGGAGTTTGAAGTTCAAAAGGTTACAGATAGTCTTAATAATTTTGAAAGAACAATAGCTGTATCAGGAGATTCAAGTGACTTTAAGGGATTATTCTCTAGTTCGACTCTTGATTTGACAGACACTGCTTTAGGCAGCAATTTAAATGAACGAAGTAAAAATATTAAAGCACTGATATTACTATTTGCTGACCTTAATATGGTAAAATTGCAAAAAGGTGATGTTCTTGGAGATGCGTATGAGTATTTAATTGGCCAGTTTGCAATGGAATCTGGAAAGAAGGCAGGAGAATTCTATACACCACATCAAGTAAGTGAAGTTATGGCGCAGATAGTTGCAAAATCCTCAGAAATTAAGTCAATCTACGATCCAACAGTTGGTTCTGGTTCGTTACTTTTGACTGTTAAAAAGCATTTGGATAAGGATGTTCAAAGAGATCTGTCTTACTATGGTCAAGAAAAGAATACAGCAACTTATAATTTAACTCGTATGAATCTTCTTCTTCATGGAGTGCGTCCAGAAAAAATGACAATCAAGAATGGTGATACTCTTTCAAACGATTGGCCAGAGGATCCGAAAAATCCTAATGAAGGAGTTCAATTTAATGCAGTTGTTATGAATCCGCCTTATTCAGCAAAGAATTGGAATAAAGCGGGATTAAAAGTAAGTGATCCTCGTTTTGAGGTAGCAGGCACTTTACCACCAGATTCAAAAGGTGATTTTGCATTTTTACTACATGGATTATATCATTTGGGAACTAATGGAACTATGGCGATTGTATTACCACATGGGGTTTTATTCCGTGGTTCTTCAGAGGGAGAAATTCGTAAGAGATTATTAGATAAGAATTATATTGATACAATTATCGGTTTACCAAGTAATCTGTTTACAAATACAGGAATTCCAGTTGTAATTATAATATTAAAAAAGAATCGTAAAATTGATGCTCCAGTACTTATTATTGATGCATCAAATAGCTTTATTAAGGTAGGAAAGCAAAATGTACTTCAGGAAAAAGACATTGCTAAAATAGTAGATGTGTACATGGAAAAGGCAGAGATACCAGGATATAGTCATCTTGCTACACGTGAAGAAATCAAAAATAATGAATATAATATGAATATTCCTCGTTACGTTGAAGCTATCGATACAGAAATTAGCCAAGATGTGGATGCTCATTTGCTAGGTGGAATTCCACAAAAAAATATTGAGGATTTAAAAGTTTTACAAGCACTTGTTCCAGATGTTTTGAATAGCTATTTGCAAACAATTCGTCCTGGATATATAAATCTTACAAAGCCAGTATGTGAATTAACAAGTGAGATTCTAAATGATGCTAGAATCACTACTATGTCTGATGAAATCAAGACAAAAACAGAGGATTATATAAAGCAATATTGGGATGTTTTACGAAATGTTGATAGTTCTACTGATCTTAGAAATCTTATGGAAGAAATGCTTGATAGAATCAAGAAGATCTTACCTGACTATCAATATATTGATATATATGGTGGATATCAGATTATTGCGGAAATTTGGAAAGAAGCATTAACGCATGATACAGAGCTTATTGCAAATGGTGGATTTTATGAGATAGGCCGCAGTCGTGAACCTAAGATGATAACTAAAGGGTCAGGTAGTAATAAACGAGAAGAACAAGATGGATGGATTGGAAGTATTATTCCTAATGATTTGATTGCACAGGAACTTTATCATGCAGAATTAGAAGCAATTGAAAATAAAAGAGATGCTATTCAAGATATAGAAACAGAATTAGCTGATTTGATTGAAGCAGCAAAAGTTGAAGATAGTGTAGAAAATAATGCTTTATATGATGCTTTAAAAAAGAACGAAGACGATGAACCAGGTGATGCTTTTGACAATAAATTATTAAAGGAAGAGTTAAAGAAAGCTGAAAAAGGTTCAGAAGAATATGAGTTACTAAAAAAGGTTGAAACATTAATAAATAAAAAATCTTCCCTTACTAAAGATATTAAAACAGAGGAAAAAGAACTTAAAGATGCAGTTGAGGAACGTATTTTAGTATTAACAGATGAGGAAATAGATAAGCTAATGTATAAAAAATGGTTTGGAAGTACTGCCTTCAAAATGGTAGGCTTAGTGCAAATTCCATTGAAAGCCGAATTAAACACATTACAAATGCTACAGGAACGTTATGCAAATACACTGGATAGTATAGATATGGAAATAGAAAGCCTGATGCGTGAATTTGAAACACTTAAGAACGAATTGGTGGTGAAATAA
- a CDS encoding helix-turn-helix domain-containing protein, producing MRDIINLIENGHEGEYLDFKAKDYIDKGEFLIDIMSMANSMYEDDKYIIIGVKDKINGEKEIRGIENEKEQAEFQQLVNDNIEPKIKFEYRIVSYKDKILGYYKISKDNRDRPYIAKKQYTKGRNIRQGECYIRKNSTNSIALRRDYDIFYNERKDIKISIKDYIIVVRTIKNPNSFGPYVDAPLKINLINKGNSKIILLGGYILIKDDEGKVVCRNEVVGHKNIGRNLDFKLELDRKDQFLDDLFLSFGSEDCVRLGMDEYGDCSSLFNIEIILEDTEGNEYKASQEGVAIKAKGDILHKVRRLRGIKEFRFGSIFKK from the coding sequence GTGAGAGATATAATTAATTTAATTGAAAATGGACATGAGGGCGAGTATCTAGACTTTAAAGCAAAAGATTATATTGATAAAGGGGAGTTTTTGATAGATATCATGTCAATGGCAAATTCAATGTATGAGGATGATAAATATATAATTATAGGTGTGAAAGATAAGATTAATGGAGAAAAAGAGATAAGGGGAATTGAGAATGAAAAAGAACAGGCAGAATTTCAGCAGCTTGTTAACGATAATATTGAACCTAAAATAAAATTTGAATACAGAATAGTCTCATATAAAGACAAAATTTTAGGGTATTATAAAATCTCAAAAGATAATAGAGATAGACCGTATATAGCCAAAAAACAATATACAAAAGGGAGAAATATTAGACAAGGTGAATGTTATATCAGAAAAAACTCAACTAATTCAATAGCACTAAGGAGAGATTATGATATTTTTTATAACGAAAGAAAAGATATTAAAATATCAATTAAAGATTATATAATAGTTGTTCGAACTATTAAAAATCCAAATTCTTTTGGTCCATATGTAGATGCTCCACTTAAAATAAATTTAATAAATAAAGGCAACTCGAAAATAATTCTTCTAGGAGGATATATCTTAATAAAAGACGATGAGGGAAAAGTAGTATGCCGGAATGAAGTTGTAGGACATAAAAATATTGGCAGAAACTTAGATTTTAAATTAGAGTTAGATCGAAAGGATCAATTCTTAGATGATTTATTTTTGAGTTTTGGTTCCGAAGATTGTGTGCGATTAGGAATGGATGAATATGGAGATTGCTCTAGTTTGTTCAATATAGAAATTATATTAGAAGATACTGAAGGGAATGAGTATAAGGCAAGTCAAGAAGGTGTTGCAATTAAAGCAAAAGGTGATATTTTGCACAAGGTAAGAAGATTAAGAGGCATTAAAGAATTTAGATTTGGAAGTATATTTAAAAAATAA
- a CDS encoding HNH endonuclease domain-containing protein has product MNDIYTRKDIILPKEICEVPYSNEVDYATFSRALRDDNVVASYKMYWLLALLDEISLGNFEIEFRTLICKMVVKAWYPLLKYKLSFGLCDNLAKVANYISDTYNLESNYDERKLFNFIYSSQDKTLNKMLKELTLNVPYRFLSPFFENKLRGQKKVQKLIEELSKEDNESIYEIYKNNKDENCIRIKDNWCNYLKFNYRIIQGWAYYRLVCFLQKRNPNVPGIAMKLEAPKNRDLREQTKIWKQVIEQRHITDLYTGLDFTETNYNDYGVLSIDHFIPWSFVLHDQMWNLVPTFKNINSKKSDNLLQYDTYIDKFCEMQYEAFCFVVDENRKNQIEEYVQVLKVNNLKKFKKENKEEEFVRRMKQEIGPVYGVAVNQGFGVLEKFIC; this is encoded by the coding sequence ATGAATGATATATACACAAGAAAAGATATAATATTACCAAAAGAAATATGTGAAGTCCCTTATAGTAATGAAGTTGATTATGCCACATTCTCTAGGGCACTTAGAGATGATAATGTTGTGGCAAGTTATAAGATGTATTGGCTGCTGGCTTTATTAGATGAAATTTCTTTGGGTAATTTTGAAATAGAATTTAGAACATTAATATGTAAAATGGTCGTAAAGGCTTGGTATCCTCTTTTGAAATATAAGTTAAGTTTTGGATTATGTGATAATTTAGCAAAAGTAGCTAATTACATTTCAGATACATATAACTTGGAAAGCAATTATGATGAACGTAAGCTTTTTAACTTTATATATTCATCACAAGATAAAACATTAAATAAAATGCTTAAAGAATTAACTTTAAATGTACCGTATAGATTTTTATCACCATTTTTTGAGAATAAACTTAGAGGTCAGAAAAAAGTTCAAAAGCTCATAGAAGAACTATCCAAAGAAGATAATGAAAGCATTTATGAAATTTATAAAAATAATAAGGATGAAAATTGCATTAGGATTAAAGACAATTGGTGTAATTACTTAAAGTTTAACTACAGAATTATTCAAGGCTGGGCGTATTATAGATTAGTATGCTTCCTGCAAAAGCGCAATCCAAATGTACCAGGTATAGCAATGAAATTAGAAGCTCCTAAAAATAGAGACTTGAGAGAGCAGACAAAGATATGGAAGCAAGTTATAGAACAAAGGCATATAACTGACTTGTATACAGGTTTAGATTTCACAGAAACAAATTATAATGATTATGGTGTTTTAAGCATAGATCACTTTATACCTTGGAGCTTTGTCCTTCATGATCAAATGTGGAATTTAGTACCAACTTTTAAGAATATCAATAGTAAAAAAAGTGATAATTTACTCCAATATGATACTTATATTGATAAGTTTTGTGAAATGCAATACGAAGCCTTCTGTTTTGTAGTTGATGAAAACAGAAAAAATCAAATAGAAGAATATGTACAAGTACTTAAGGTTAATAATCTTAAGAAGTTTAAAAAAGAAAATAAGGAAGAGGAATTCGTTAGAAGAATGAAACAAGAGATTGGGCCAGTTTATGGAGTGGCGGTAAATCAAGGGTTTGGAGTTTTGGAAAAATTTATATGTTAG
- a CDS encoding type I restriction endonuclease subunit R: MSNTPKNVSERAFQENFVKELGKYKWEAPDYLNGSKKKVTVSDLINHWRSELNRINADQLEGVELTDNEFKQVMAKVSQIGNSYEAAKILSIEESKGKIDGIYRDDNPNITRKQITLTILKKAEVRGGDSSYRIAREVVTPNDNRFDIVLLINGLPLINVEQKRTDKSLDEAYGQFKRYYNDGEYCNNFMAFSQMMVITTEIETCYFATPKSISDFNPAFVFHWSDKKNKPINNWQKVIEHFLMIPMAHQMVGDYLVIDEDKEEENRKHMLMRPYQVYALQAVEGAAFGWDNDERIPHGGFVWHTTGSGKTITSFKTALFLSTRAGFDKVVFLVDRRELDRTTSDNFKAYAAYEPVTVDDTKFTYQLKNKLKSHNQGIIVTTTFKLNEVVKELEEAKDTTLEDKKIVFIVDEAHRTTMGQMMGSIKNYFRKNGLFYGFTGTPLFDENNIKGKINEKSEVINTTEKLFGPQLHEYTIDEAISDGNVLGFHVDYINTGEFKSYDDLREQLVEKIKEEYPELADRDIERKVQEWSETEVEMEAKKSNILIYQDETHIPRVVEEILNNWDTQSQGREFNAILTVAYKSRVIAFYDEFKKQLNERGEKLNIAMTFSFGNENDPDNISPAIIKGMFKDYSEFTGIEFIAGDKKHGENAYFEDVVARATRGGSGRNKKNIDLVIVADQLLTGYDSKRLNTLYVDRSLELQGLIQAYSRTNRVFGKNKEFGTIVNFQYPRMTKETVDIALKLYGSGGSSSKAIVDTYTVAVKKFSINAFEMINSLPDPSQWQEIKDDKEKKDKFILTFKDAAEQLNLVEQYYEYKWDDSTFGIEEHTWLKYVGAYRNLMRNDGPGDPVPIIIKPLVGKTKLAGTQVIDAAHILGLIGSKVSNVDGIQTVDGEKLRIIYEQIQELSDMGEDNKAHLLKEFVDTQLVPGNLSYNLNFDEAFDIWKQKKLKANINELADEWGIDRDWLFKSVNAFSVGQAGPIPYIDELTKSVDYDKAADKSAGNKLRHMMTLTKKLPEFIAEAKEKYD, encoded by the coding sequence ATGAGTAATACACCTAAGAATGTTTCTGAAAGGGCTTTTCAGGAGAATTTTGTGAAAGAACTGGGAAAATACAAATGGGAGGCTCCTGATTACTTAAACGGAAGTAAGAAGAAAGTAACGGTATCTGATTTAATTAATCATTGGAGAAGTGAGCTTAATCGTATAAATGCGGATCAACTTGAAGGTGTTGAGTTAACGGATAATGAATTTAAACAGGTAATGGCTAAGGTAAGCCAAATAGGCAATAGTTATGAAGCTGCTAAAATATTATCAATTGAAGAATCTAAAGGAAAAATTGATGGGATTTATCGTGATGATAATCCCAATATAACAAGGAAACAGATTACTTTAACCATATTAAAAAAAGCTGAGGTAAGGGGTGGAGACTCAAGTTACCGCATTGCAAGGGAGGTAGTAACTCCTAATGATAATCGATTTGATATAGTTTTACTAATTAATGGCTTACCTCTAATTAATGTTGAACAAAAACGTACTGATAAGTCGTTAGATGAAGCATATGGACAGTTTAAAAGGTATTATAATGACGGTGAATACTGTAATAACTTCATGGCATTTTCACAGATGATGGTAATAACTACGGAGATAGAAACTTGTTATTTTGCAACACCAAAATCTATCAGTGACTTCAATCCTGCATTTGTTTTTCATTGGTCAGATAAAAAAAATAAGCCAATAAATAATTGGCAGAAAGTAATTGAACATTTTTTAATGATACCTATGGCACATCAAATGGTTGGAGATTATTTAGTCATTGATGAGGATAAAGAAGAAGAAAACAGGAAACACATGCTCATGCGTCCATATCAGGTTTATGCATTGCAAGCAGTAGAAGGTGCTGCTTTTGGATGGGATAATGATGAACGTATACCACATGGAGGATTTGTTTGGCATACAACTGGTTCTGGAAAAACAATTACTAGTTTTAAGACAGCATTGTTTTTATCTACACGTGCAGGATTTGATAAGGTAGTATTTTTAGTTGATAGACGAGAATTGGATAGGACTACTAGTGATAATTTTAAGGCATATGCAGCTTATGAGCCAGTAACGGTTGATGATACAAAATTCACCTATCAATTAAAAAATAAACTTAAATCACACAATCAAGGTATTATAGTTACTACTACCTTTAAGCTTAATGAAGTCGTTAAGGAGTTAGAAGAAGCTAAGGACACTACTTTAGAAGATAAAAAAATTGTATTTATTGTAGATGAAGCCCATAGAACAACAATGGGACAAATGATGGGTTCAATTAAAAATTATTTTAGAAAGAATGGTCTTTTTTACGGTTTTACAGGAACACCTTTATTTGATGAAAATAATATTAAAGGGAAAATAAATGAGAAAAGTGAAGTAATAAACACTACAGAAAAGCTATTTGGACCACAACTTCATGAGTATACAATTGATGAAGCTATTTCGGATGGAAATGTTCTAGGGTTTCATGTAGATTATATAAATACTGGTGAATTCAAAAGCTACGATGATTTAAGAGAGCAGTTAGTAGAAAAAATCAAAGAAGAGTACCCAGAACTTGCAGATAGAGATATTGAACGTAAAGTACAAGAATGGTCTGAAACAGAAGTTGAAATGGAGGCTAAAAAAAGTAATATTTTAATATATCAAGATGAAACACATATTCCAAGAGTTGTTGAAGAAATATTAAATAACTGGGATACTCAATCTCAGGGAAGAGAATTTAATGCTATCTTAACAGTTGCGTACAAAAGCAGAGTAATTGCATTTTACGATGAATTTAAGAAGCAATTAAATGAGCGTGGAGAAAAACTAAATATCGCTATGACATTTAGTTTTGGTAATGAAAATGATCCTGATAATATTTCTCCAGCAATTATTAAAGGAATGTTTAAGGATTACTCTGAATTTACAGGTATTGAATTTATTGCAGGCGATAAAAAACATGGAGAGAATGCATATTTTGAAGACGTAGTGGCACGTGCAACTCGTGGTGGAAGCGGACGTAATAAAAAGAATATAGACCTGGTGATTGTGGCAGATCAATTGCTCACAGGATATGATTCTAAACGATTGAATACATTGTATGTTGATAGATCACTAGAACTGCAAGGATTAATCCAAGCATATTCTAGGACAAACCGTGTATTTGGTAAAAATAAAGAGTTTGGAACAATTGTTAATTTTCAGTATCCAAGGATGACAAAAGAAACAGTAGATATTGCGTTAAAATTATATGGTAGTGGTGGAAGTAGTAGTAAAGCAATCGTTGATACATATACTGTAGCAGTCAAAAAATTCAGTATAAATGCTTTTGAAATGATTAATTCATTACCAGATCCTTCGCAGTGGCAAGAGATAAAAGATGATAAGGAAAAGAAAGACAAGTTTATTCTTACTTTTAAAGATGCAGCTGAACAGTTAAATTTAGTGGAGCAATATTATGAATATAAATGGGATGATAGTACCTTTGGTATTGAAGAGCATACTTGGTTAAAATATGTAGGTGCATATAGAAATTTAATGAGAAATGATGGACCAGGTGATCCTGTACCAATTATTATTAAACCTCTTGTTGGAAAAACAAAGCTCGCAGGAACACAAGTAATTGATGCGGCTCATATACTTGGATTAATTGGCTCGAAAGTGAGTAATGTAGATGGTATTCAAACGGTAGATGGGGAAAAATTACGTATAATTTATGAGCAAATTCAAGAACTGAGTGATATGGGTGAGGATAATAAAGCACATTTGCTAAAGGAATTTGTAGATACTCAATTAGTACCTGGAAACTTGTCTTATAATTTAAATTTTGATGAAGCTTTTGATATTTGGAAACAGAAAAAATTAAAAGCAAACATTAATGAATTGGCAGACGAATGGGGAATTGACAGAGACTGGCTTTTCAAATCTGTGAATGCATTTTCGGTGGGACAAGCTGGACCAATACCATATATTGATGAATTAACAAAAAGTGTGGATTATGATAAGGCAGCAGATAAATCAGCAGGCAACAAATTAAGGCATATGATGACTTTAACAAAGAAATTGCCAGAATTTATTGCTGAAGCAAAAGAAAAATATGATTAA
- a CDS encoding DUF5655 domain-containing protein, with amino-acid sequence MFLYKINEDKLNEIKEIPFKKEIELHKLCESNLENIFGLKFIKREFAFNNFRLDTLAFDESSKAFVIIEYKNTSSFSVIDQGYAYLSLLLNNKAEFILEYNENCNTTLKRDDIDWSQSRVIFVSPSFNNYQKESINFKDLPFELWEVKKFSNNTVYFNNIKPSKTSESIKTINKANTNTQTRNVIDEVIVYTEEDHFKNSSEEIIDLYNRIKEYITSLNDNITIKAKKLEIGFVYNNKIMIDIHLQKRALKIWLNTKWGTIDDSKHLAKDMSKTGHWGNGDYEIQMSDDEELEYIFSLIKQIYKLKINRG; translated from the coding sequence ATGTTTTTATACAAAATAAATGAAGACAAGCTAAACGAAATAAAAGAAATACCTTTTAAAAAAGAAATAGAATTACATAAGTTATGTGAAAGTAACCTTGAAAATATATTTGGATTAAAGTTTATTAAAAGAGAATTTGCTTTTAATAATTTTAGGTTAGATACTTTAGCTTTTGATGAGAGTAGCAAGGCTTTTGTAATAATTGAGTATAAAAATACAAGTAGCTTTAGTGTGATAGATCAAGGTTATGCTTATTTATCTCTATTATTAAATAATAAGGCTGAGTTTATACTTGAATACAATGAAAATTGTAATACGACTTTAAAGAGAGATGATATTGATTGGTCACAATCAAGAGTTATATTCGTATCACCATCATTTAATAATTATCAAAAGGAGTCAATCAACTTTAAAGATTTACCTTTTGAACTGTGGGAAGTTAAGAAATTTTCAAATAATACAGTTTATTTTAATAATATTAAGCCATCTAAAACATCTGAATCAATAAAAACAATAAACAAAGCAAATACAAATACTCAAACTAGAAATGTAATTGATGAAGTGATTGTATATACAGAAGAAGATCATTTTAAAAATTCTTCTGAAGAAATAATTGATTTATATAATAGGATTAAAGAATATATAACTTCATTAAATGACAACATCACTATAAAAGCTAAAAAATTAGAGATTGGATTTGTTTATAACAATAAAATTATGATAGATATCCATTTGCAAAAGAGAGCATTAAAGATTTGGTTAAACACTAAGTGGGGAACTATAGATGATTCAAAACACCTTGCAAAAGATATGTCTAAAACTGGTCATTGGGGCAACGGGGATTATGAGATTCAAATGTCTGATGATGAGGAATTGGAGTATATTTTTAGCTTGATAAAACAAATCTATAAATTAAAAATCAATAGAGGATAA
- a CDS encoding restriction endonuclease subunit S — MSENKKNVPKRRFKEFENDGGWKQRKLEEVFDFSVSNNTLSRAELNYDEGEVKSIHYGDVLIKYGAYTDVVSDEIPYITEGKVADYKVQLLQNGDIIIADTAEDETTGKATEITNLQDIAVVAGLHTIVCRPIVKMAPYYLGYYMNSDSYHKQLLPLMQGIKVLSLSRGNLVKTTIKYPTDKEEQAQIGIFFHRLDNLITLHQRKLEKIKALKKAYLTDMFPAEGERKPKLRFSGFTDDWEQRKLGEVAIVRTGYPFDSNDFDDKGEYLVITNGNIQNDSPIVDSSLGSRVNFNNAALSEYVLNPDDILVTMDGTVGRTAKVVEQKQILAQRVGRLTAKSDPEFVYQFLNTGEFFKKMALISHGGTIKHISLNEISSYISCMPSSSEEQTKIGTFFKSVDNLINLHQHKLEKLQNIKKAYLNEMFI; from the coding sequence ATGAGCGAAAACAAGAAGAACGTACCAAAAAGACGATTTAAAGAGTTCGAAAATGATGGAGGTTGGAAACAGCGTAAGTTGGAAGAAGTATTTGATTTTTCTGTAAGTAATAACACTTTGTCCAGAGCAGAATTGAATTATGACGAGGGCGAAGTTAAGAGCATTCATTATGGTGATGTGTTAATAAAGTATGGTGCTTATACAGACGTTGTAAGTGATGAAATCCCTTATATTACTGAAGGGAAAGTTGCTGATTACAAGGTTCAATTACTTCAAAATGGAGATATCATTATTGCGGATACAGCAGAAGATGAAACAACGGGAAAAGCCACTGAAATAACCAATCTTCAGGATATTGCAGTTGTAGCTGGATTGCATACGATAGTATGTAGACCCATTGTTAAAATGGCACCTTATTACCTTGGATATTATATGAATTCTGATTCATATCATAAGCAATTGTTACCTCTTATGCAGGGAATAAAAGTGCTGTCATTAAGCAGAGGTAACTTGGTAAAAACAACTATAAAATACCCGACGGATAAAGAGGAACAAGCACAGATTGGAATCTTTTTTCACCGCCTCGATAACCTTATCACGCTACATCAGCGTAAGTTAGAAAAGATAAAAGCATTAAAAAAAGCATATCTTACGGATATGTTTCCTGCTGAAGGAGAGCGTAAGCCAAAACTAAGATTTTCAGGTTTTACAGACGATTGGGAACAGCGTAAGTTGGGTGAGGTTGCTATAGTCAGAACTGGATATCCTTTTGACAGCAATGATTTTGATGATAAGGGAGAGTATTTAGTAATAACTAATGGAAATATTCAAAATGATTCGCCAATTGTTGATAGCTCACTTGGAAGCAGGGTAAATTTTAATAATGCTGCACTCAGCGAATATGTGTTAAATCCAGATGACATTCTTGTTACCATGGATGGAACGGTCGGAAGGACAGCAAAGGTGGTAGAACAAAAGCAAATTCTTGCTCAACGAGTTGGGAGATTAACTGCAAAATCAGATCCAGAATTTGTGTACCAGTTTCTCAATACTGGAGAGTTTTTCAAAAAGATGGCATTGATATCTCATGGTGGAACTATTAAACATATATCATTAAATGAAATAAGTAGTTATATATCATGTATGCCTTCGTCAAGTGAAGAACAGACTAAAATAGGTACATTTTTCAAAAGTGTCGACAACCTTATCAACCTCCATCAGCATAAGCTTGAAAAACTACAAAATATAAAAAAAGCATACTTAAATGAAATGTTTATCTGA